Proteins encoded together in one Carya illinoinensis cultivar Pawnee chromosome 3, C.illinoinensisPawnee_v1, whole genome shotgun sequence window:
- the LOC122305847 gene encoding 40S ribosomal protein S24-1-like, whose amino-acid sequence MANKAVTIRTRKFMTNRLSRKQFIIDVLHPERPNVSKAELQEKLSRMYELKDPNSIFVFKFQTHFGGGKSTSFGLIYGSIENTKKFKPKYRLIRNGLDTKVEKLRKQLKEE is encoded by the coding sequence ATGGCGAACAAGGCAGTGACCATCAGAACTAGGAAGTTCATGACCAACAGACTCTCTAGAAAACAATTCATAATTGATGTTCTTCATCCAGAGAGACCCAATGTTTCCAAGGCTGAGCTGCAGGAGAAGCTGTCAAGGATGTATGAATTAAAAGACCCAAACTCAATCtttgttttcaagttccaaacTCACTTTGGAGGTGGAAAGTCTACTAGTTTTGGTTTGATTTATGGTTCCATtgagaatacaaaaaaatttaaacccaaGTACAGGCTCATCAGGAATGGACTTGATACCAAGGTAGAGAAGTTGAGAAAGCAGTTGAAGGAAGAATAG